Proteins encoded together in one Styela clava chromosome 12, kaStyClav1.hap1.2, whole genome shotgun sequence window:
- the LOC120330184 gene encoding uncharacterized protein LOC120330184, which yields MNQSKISIYICGAHCSGKTTLQQSLQKHPEFKRFHFKTQDEIARALMKRKGYTKEDLKNKHLYFKFEHDLLYLQTTAEHNEISECNGEYRRFLWDRGVIDPIVYMKEIIGEDEATKCMELQSVTEALKRWKCGKNVLIIVTKPDKTFLEEDDIRMDGDFESIMNIHESTINLLNDIGISHKVINELDLKKRTQIVVNEVKGKWPEFFL from the exons ATGAACCAGAGCAAAATTAGTATTTATATATGTGGTGCTCACTGTTCTGGGAAAACTACATTGCAACAAAGTTTGCAAAAACATCCAGAATTTAAGCGTTTTCATTTCAAAACCCAAGATGAAATTGCCAGGGCTCTGATGAAAAGAAAGGGATATACAAAg GAAGACTTGAAAAACAAACATCTATACTTCAAATTTGAGCACGATTTATTGTATCTTCAAACGACAGCAGAACACAATGAGATTTCAG AGTGCAATGGTGAATATCGTCGCTTTTTGTGGGACCGAGGTGTAATAGATCCGATTGTATATATGAAAGAAATAATTGGCGAAGATGAAGCTACAAAATGTATGGAACTTCAATCTGTGACTGAAGCGTTAAAGAG ATGGAAATGTGGAAAAAACGTTCTTATTATTGTGACCAAACCTGATAAAACATTTTTGGAGGAAGATGATATCAGGATGGATGGTGATTTTGAAAGCATTATGAACATTCATGAATCGACAATAAATCTATTAAATGACATTGGTATTAGTCATAAAGTAATCAACGAACTAGACCTGAAAAAACGGACTCAAATCGTTGTGAATGAGGTTAAAGGAAAATGGCCTGAATTTTTCTTGTAA